A DNA window from Linepithema humile isolate Giens D197 chromosome 6, Lhum_UNIL_v1.0, whole genome shotgun sequence contains the following coding sequences:
- the LOC105671324 gene encoding intraflagellar transport protein 81 homolog produces MNENVKFIVTKINKLMGWNYNLIGFNALNAEDLLQILCNVLIKIQQQDDLDTNARVDSPEENSIYILTTLRMLNYQPDVDPVTFRQGLVRGEVEIIHPILTWLLTHTDIVQKRAYLSRFLVKVEIPSEYLGDSEILSLHDQYLSLVDRFKTVHKEREMGKKNVETAAELAMDLQAMTKEKEAVIARISKIKAKAEPALYLLDTCRLLRVERDKERDLMSQKEQEENIMSDLQNSFHRVERELYILKRDSTGLTPQILIQHLTEEVTVQFAIVKEKLPSELNAKKNRMRALSIVKGYSYLGPDKIIAMRNDLDTILKDIQDLVESKTSKNDIDKMEPFRQQAAVVGNMKRNALERLEKVESLLEELQLRLKEKQDYSKSLLEMSMPRAEEFKKYVNRLKTKSAVYKRCKAEVAGLKAESGVLYRTTTILSRQIITHSYPTDVSSTIIIPENYTLDNALATNTQLSHLIGALRTNLDPIIRDIKTLRQVAYEIDERYQKACKSHNTVETSMKNTTSDLLSETKRLKDKLSKNTEDKKQLQLKIAKMKSIEERLRNETESNVVSNVGQTLKQELHNAIALEEETLTNLNKNQEKIKEQTVQYENQTQQWNNIMSIFLCKIQCAEESKQTDGIVMRRGGAETLVLQ; encoded by the exons ATGAATGAAAACGTGAAATTTatcgtaacaaaaataaataaattaatgggttggaattacaatttaattggATTCAATGCTTTAAATGCCGAAGATTTATTACAG ATATTAtgcaatgttttaataaagatacaaCAACAAGATGATTTAGATACCAATGCTAGAGTGGACTCTCCGGAagaaaattctatatatattttaacaactcTCCGAATGCTCAATTATCAGCCTGATGTAGATCCTGTAACTTTTAG GCAAGGTTTAGTTCGAGGTGAGGTCGAAATTATCCATCCTATATTGACATGGCTTTTGACACATACCGACATAGTTCAGAAAAGGGCATACTTGTCACGATTTCTCGTCAAG GTAGAAATTCCATCGGAATATTTAGGAGACTCGGAAATACTCTCTTTACACGATCAGTATTTGTCTTTAGTCGACAGATTCAAGACGGTTCATAAAGAAAGGGAAATGGGAAAGAAG AATGTTGAAACTGCCGCCGAACTTGCAATGGATTTACAAGCAAtgacaaaggaaaaagaa GCAGTGATAGCGCGTATTAGTAAAATCAAAGCAAAAGCTGAACCTGCGCTGTATCTATTGGACACCTGTAGATTATTACGAGTAGAGAGGGACAAGGAACGCGATTTGATGTCGCAAAAAGAGCAAGAGGAAAATATTATGTCCGATTTACAA AATTCCTTCCATCGGGTTGAACGCgagttatatattttgaaacgcGATAGTACCGGGCTCACGCCGCAAATATTAATCCAACATTTAACAGAAGAGGTAACAGTGCAATTTGCAATTGTGAAAGAGAAGCTTCCGTCTGAGCTAAACGCAAAGAAGAATCGAATGAGAGCTCTGTCAATAGTTAAAGGATATTCTTATCTAGGCCCGGATAAAATTATAGCTATGAGAAACGATTTAGACACTATATTGAAGGACATACAAGATTTAGTAGAATCCAAG ACATCTAAAAATGATATCGATAAAATGGAGCCATTTAGACAGCAAGCCGCTGTCGTCGGAAATATGAAGCGGAATGCTCTCGAACGTTTGGAAAAAGTTGAAAGTTTGTTAGAGGAATTACAATTGCGGTTAAAAGAGAAACAAGATTATTCGAAAAGTTTATTGGAAATGTCGATGCCCAGAGCGgaggaatttaaaaaatatgtcaatCGTTTGAAAACTAAAAGTGCAGTATACAAGCGCTGCAAAGCAGAGGTAGCTGGCTTAAAAGCGGAAAGTGGAGTACTTTATCGAACAACAACTATTCTAAGCAGACAG ATCATTACTCATTCTTATCCGACAGACGTTTCATCCACAATAATAATTCCAGAAAACTATACACTGGATAATGCGTTGGCAACAAATACTCAATTATCTCATTTGATAGGGGCTTTACGAACCAATCTTGACCCAATAATAAGAG ATATCAAGACACTACGGCAAGTAGCGTATGAAATTGATGAAAGATATCAAAAAGCATGTAAAAGTCATAATACGGTGGAAACGAGTATGAAAAATACGACAAGTGATTTATTATCCGAAACAAAACGACTGAAGGACAAATTATCAAAG AATACTGAAGATAAGAAACAATTACAACTAAAGATTGCAAAAATGAAAAGTATCGAAGAAAGGCTACGTAATGAAACGGAG TCTAATGTTGTTTCCAACGTGGGGCAAACGTTAAAACAGGAATTACACAATGCAATCGCGTTAGAAGAAGAaactttaacaaatttaaacaaaaatcaagAGAAAATAAAGGAACAAACTGTACAATATGAAAATCAAACGCAGCAATGGAATAATATCATGTC aatttttttatgtaagatCCAATGTGCTGAAGAAAGTAAGCAGACCGATGGCATAGTTATGCGAAGAGGAGGCGCCGAAACTCTTGTGTTGCAATAA
- the LOC105671325 gene encoding endoribonuclease CG2145 yields MIVKNQFFTVLVITLLLLFIGNGEAGWKFWKKDQETTTMTTITSTSINIQPTATTTKATMIRGSTMPAVDTGTAVIGAANPGNGQNNVRLNRPNPGTEVGLDIAVPRPNTPRIGDRNDQSYRNWAIEFSGAGEPSKNQSPKLPAQGQAINNGDRAQPSNLPESRSTSIRPSIQPTQPSVADARLRNTPQSLFQSTNTDPTTAASVRVNQNKPDTPSAPNPGRTWAEIAATGSRPASPTDSPRQPEYPRYPVSGENERRTTHTRPSRPSQPSQPSQFSRTESPGAGVTVAGATTEAAGAANRVLDSHGKAYSSNPTYSKGNTVTDEDLEKLSEALYIKEANNPNRYITINLQKQTTSSSPTDEAPQPLLGVSSEALQIPTIQRVLSIFDNYQLDTRMNEYINPNQRQEESLLVDTFLSTNIMSAAMRFLADKGFVRKDYYEYKDTLRKIWFDLFSRGQGKIGSTGFEHVFMAETKQMDTNTEILGLHNWIYFNAEESRNHANYLGYIKKVDIGNKGSIIKMHAKFKGHDKPVTTMFIGTSPELEMALYTVCFHVRPDGNCPVSLGGTKFNIVTRKFKYRGKDLVGTAYPEI; encoded by the exons ATGATAGTGAAAAATCAGTTTTTCACAGTTTTGGTGATTACGTTGTTATTGCTATTTATTG GAAACGGTGAAGCAGGATGGAAGTTTTGGAAAAAAGACCAAGAGACCACCACTATGACTACTATTACATCGActtctataaatatacaaCCTACTGCAACCACGACAAAGGCCACAATGATCAGAGGATCGACGATGCCAGCTGTTGACACAGGAACCGCTGTAATAGGAGCTGCTAATCCGGGGAACGGACAAAATAACGTACGACTTAATCGGCCCAATCCAGGGACAGAAGTCGGCTTAGACATTGCCGTTCCGAGGCCAAATACACCAAGAATCGGTGATAGAAATGATCAGAGTTATCGAAATTGGGCCATAGAATTTAGTGGTGCTGGGGAACCATCGAAAAATCAGTCACCAAAGCTACCTGCTCAAGGACAAGCGATTAATAACGGTGATCGAGCGCAGCCCAGTAATCTACCAG aatctaGGTCAACATCCATTCGACCGTCAATTCAACCAACTCAACCATCAGTCGCAG ATGCAAGATTAAGAAACACGCCTCAATCACTGTTTCAGTCGACAAATACAG ATCCTACTACAGCGGCTTCGGTCAGAGTCAATCAGAACAAGCCAGATACGCCTTCTGCTCCGAATCCCGGAAGAACTTGGGCCGAAATCGCCGCCACTGGTAGCAGACCTGCGTCGCCTACGGACTCTCCGAGGCAGCCGGAATATCCCAGATATCCGGTTTCAG GCGAGAATGAACGCAGGACCACGCACACAAGACCATCACGACCCAGTCAACCTAGTCAACCTAGTCAATTTAGTCGTACAGAATCACCAGGAGCTGGTGTTACCGTCGCAGGTGCTACCACCGAAGCGGCTGGTGCTGCAAACCGTGTACTAGATTCACATGGGAAAGCGTATTCCAGTAATCCGACATATAGCAAAGGAAATACAGTTACTGATGAAGATTTAGAAAAGCTTTCCGAAGCACTTTACATCAAAGAAGCAAACAATCCAAATCGATATATAACAATCAATCTGCAAAAACAGACTACCAGCAGCAGTCCAACGGATGAAGCACCGCAAcc ATTACTTGGAGTAAGTTCGGAAGCTTTGCAGATTCCTACGATTCAAAGAGTTCTTTCCATATTCGACAATTATCAATTAGACACTCGCATGAACGAGTATATCAATCCAAATCAGAGACAGGAGGAGAGTCTCCTTGTCGATACTTTTTTAAGTACAAACATAATGTCCGCTGCCATGCGTTTTCTCGCGGATAAAGGATTTGTAAGGAAGGATTATTACGAGTATAAGGATACATTAAGGAAAATTTGGTTCGATCTATTCTCACGTGGACAAGGCAAAATCGGTAGCACTGGATTCGAGCACGTCTTTATGGCGGAAACAAAACAAATGGATACAAATACGGAAATACTTGGACTACACAATTGGATATATTTTAACGCAGAAGAGTCGAGGAATCATGCCAATTACCTgggttatattaaaaaagtcgATATAGGAAAT AAAGGATCTATTATCAAGATGCATGCAAAATTCAAGGGTCATGACAAACCAGTCACCACTATGTTTATCGGAACCTCGCCCGAATTAGAAATGGCACTCTACACCGTCTGCTTCCACGTAAGACCGGATGGAAATTGTCCTGTTTCTCTAGGCGGTACCAAGTTCAACATAGTAACACGCAAATTCAAATACCGAGGAAAGGATTTGGTCGGAACGGCGTATCcggaaatttaa